In the Paroedura picta isolate Pp20150507F chromosome 15, Ppicta_v3.0, whole genome shotgun sequence genome, one interval contains:
- the TEX14 gene encoding inactive serine/threonine-protein kinase TEX14 isoform X4, with the protein MAHVLPVPCPVRLGKFRTNSLEAELHEYVKEGNFRKVKRLLQQGISADAINSLGQTALFIAALLGLGKLVDILLDFGSDPNHRCYDGSTPVHAAAFSSNQSVLSKLLEAGGDLRVHDENGKNPESWAVSAAKESSLQMLEFIQRCTAHMQATLLNYTLLYKVGSPRDLVYNPSRFGSITQGRDHSPLGRFLKGSNSSEKCKQCGRTFSFGFGKFYLSGSKQLGYLSSLPLITEKELFQGDDERTFSFTAGPYMTMTNLMWGMTRVTVKELNLKPHQNCSKRHLADLLLAEKEYSSKLRHPHLLLLMAECLSSDLERTRLVYERVNFGSLYSILHERRSEFPIVHAETIVHLLLQVIEALRFLHIHGFVHRTVSSYAVMVVTTGEARLTNLEYMIESKDGGEHSDLTRVPIASQLFKWCSPEVILEKSATAKSDIYSFCAVMQEAFTDTVPWEGIKGSVVKDHIFAGRSLETDARLPKLYYDAVKVGLEYRKKDRTINLEDIRYILQNDFKDLIESHKDRPCEPSSTSNSESHHNINICFPSTSDFGAKMSKPQGEETAQIVRSFTVSSCAVSSPVIEGTTFSKDEPAVQGVKSSPVWKAAPEPQDDASSMDESLCSFEINEIYTSYAELCEGSTEEEESTDLDPESPQRTQITPEERLRVPLLPAKIQDRQMSFSEEDSSSDLEAERSTENFSDGPETCLFTQAVQSISEAKARYLNWDRLYGKCASDLKTCRNLMQQFSDAAERIKESDMQDACRKQPLTENQGQQCHIPCPLEEAYLKRTEEALRNIRGPYSGDKAFLWKAVSPPSRFYIPPVLQVSDILRPSGTHHFQARESEFKNENGSQDTTIGNNFGLDVANIPRDIGAAEPNCQLLYPSVSTRRTRMASTQPVQVSESSSAGDGIKEAMRLRQKSVSEICDVALRRKEKRMAQPEWTKEVRQMVSKVVSGQLDLLIQYPPGQLASEICDENIKGVFESSSNTAQIIRCQERAQEWPQAEKEAEDQKLVCNTEGKNSRLSANEELTECDTTLCKNSAIYVSTGDLCMSQEREEVWANRTLKRNRYTAVGNELSPEWS; encoded by the exons ATGGCCCATGTGCTTCCTGTTCCTTGCCCTGTCCGGCTTGGCAAGTTTAGAACAAATTCACTGGAGGCAGAATTGCACGAATATGTAAAGGAAGGGAATTTCAGGAAAGTAAAAAGGCTTCTGCAGCAAG GGATCTCTGCTGATGCTATTAACTCTTTGGGACAGACCGCTCTGTTCATAGCAGCTTTACTTGGTCTTGGGAAATTGGTCGATATTCTTTTGGATTTTGGCTCAGACCCTAATCA TCGCTGTTATGATGGGAGTACTCCAGTGCATGCTGCAGCTTTCTCAAGCAACCAATCAGTTCTTAGTAAGTTGCTGGAGGCAGGTGGAGACTTGCGAGTCCATGATGAGAACGGAAAGAACCCAGAGAGCTGGGCAGTGTCTGCTGCAAAGGAAAGTAGCCTCCAG ATGTTGGAGTTTATCCAGCGTTGCACAGCACACATGCAGGCCACTCTGCTGAATTACACCTTGTTATACAAAGTTGGTTCTCCAAGAGACCTTGTTTACAACCCTTCAAGGTTTGGAAGCATCACGCAAGG AAGAGACCACAGCCCACTGGGAAGATTTCTGAAAGGCTCAAACAGTTCTGAAAAGTGCAAGCAGTGTGGGCGAACTTTTAGCTTTGGCTTTGGGAAG TTTTATCTCAGTGGCAGCAAGCAACTGGGTTACCTATCATCACTGCCACTCATTACAGAAAAAGAACTGTTCCAGGGCGATGATGAACGGACCTTCTCATTTACTGCTGGACCATACATGACTATGACCAA TCTGATGTGGGGCATGACTCGGGTAACAGTGAAGGAGCTGAATCTGAAACCCCATCAGAACTGCAGCAAACGGCACCTGGCTGACCTGCTGCTTGCAGAGAAAGAGTACAGCAG TAAACTCCGTCATCCTCATTTGCTTCTGTTGATGGCTGAGTGCTTATCCAGTGACTTGGAGAGAACCCGTTTAGTGTATGAGAGAGTTAACTTTGGCTCGCTGTACAGCATTCTTCATGAGAGG CGTTCAGAGTTTCCAATTGTACATGCCGAGACAATTGTGCACTTGCTGCTCCAGGTGATTGAGGCCTTGCGGTTCCTGCACATACACGGTTTCGTCCACCGCACAGTCAGCTCTTATGCGGTAATGGTTGTAACCACTGGTGAAGCCCGACTTACCAATTTGGAGTACATGATCGAAAG TAAGGATGGTGGAGAACACAGTGACCTGACCCGAGTGCCCATCGCCTCTCAGCTGTTCAAGTGGTGCTCACCAGAAGTGATCCTTGAAAAATCTGCTACGGCCAAATCAGACATCTACAGCTTCTGTGCCGTGATGCAGGAGGCGTTCACAG ATACTGTTCCTTGGGAAGGGATCAAAGGTTCTGTGGTTAAGGATCACATATTTGCTGGCCGGTCTTTGGAAACTGATGCCAGGCTGCCGAAATTGTATTATGATGCTGTGAAGGTTGGTCTGGAGTACAGAAAGAAGGACCGCACCATCAATCTGGAAGATATTCGCTACATCCTGCAAAATGACTTCAAG GATTTGATTGAGTCCCACAAAGACCGCCCTTGTGAGCCTTCCAGCACATCCAACAGTGAATCCCATCACAACATAAATATCTGCTTTCCTTCCACCTCAGACTTTGGAGCCAAGATGTCCAAGCCACAAGGAGAGGAGACCGCCCAAATTG TCAGGAGCTTTACTGTGTCAAGTTGTGCTGTTTCTTCACCCGTAATTGAGGGCACTACTTTCTCCAAGGATGAGCCTGCTGTTCAAGGAGTTAAATCAAGCCCAGTCTGGAAAGCAGCTCCTGAACCCCAAGATGATGCCAGCAGCATGGATGAGAGCCTCTGCAGCTTCGAAATCAATGAGATCTACACAAGTTATGCAGAGTTGTGTGAGGGCAGCACAGAGGAAGAAGAGTCTACTGACTTGGATCCAGAATCGCCCCAAAGGACGCAAATCACTCCGGAGGAAAGGCTAAGAGTCCCATTGCTACCAGCCAAAATTCAGGATAGGCAGATGAGCTTCAGTGAGGAGGACAGCTCTTCAGACCTTGAAGCAGAGCGCAGCACTGAAAATTTTAGTGATGGGCCTGAGACTTGCTTGTTTACTCAAGCAGTACAGTCCATCAGTGAAGCAAAGGCCAGGTATTTGAATTGGGACAGACTGTATGGCAAGTGTGCCTCAGACCTGAAGACTTGTCGAAACTTAATGCAGCAATTTTCAGATGCTGCTGAGAGGATAAAGGAATCAGATATGCAGGATGCCTGTAGGAAGCAGCCACTCACAGAAAACCAAGGGCAGCAGTGCCACATCCCATGTCCTCTGGAGGAGGCCTACTTGAAGAGGACTGAGGAAGCCTTGAGAAATATCCGGGGGCCCTACAGTGGAGATAAAGCATTTCTGTGGAAGGCAGTCAGCCCTCCATCAAGGTTCTACATCCCTCCAGTGCTGCAGGTTTCAGACATTCTGAGGCCATCGGGCACTCATCACTTCCAGGCAAGGGAAAGTGAATTCAAGAATGAGAACGGGAGCCAAGACACCACCATTGGGAACAATTTTGGATTGGATGTGGCCAACATCCCTAGAGACATAGGAGCAGCAGAACCAAACTGCCAG CTGTTGTACCCAAGTGTGTCTACCAGGAGGACCAGGATGGCAAGCACACAGCCAGTTCAAGTGAGTGAGTCGAGCTCTGCAGGGGATGGAATCAAAGAAGCAATGAG GCTCCGTCAGAAATCTGTATCTGAAATATGTGATGTAGCTTtgagaagaaaggagaagaggaTGGCACAGCCTGAGTGGACAA AGGAAGTAAGACAGATGGTGAGCAAAGTAGTTTCTGGGCAACTGGACCTTCTAATTCAGTACCCTCCCGGCCaactggcttctgagatctgtgatGAGAATATCAAGGGCGTTTTTGAAAGTTCCAGCAATACGGCACAAATCATACGCTGCCAGGAAAGAGCACAAGAATGGCCACAGGCAGAAAAAGAGGCTGAAGATCAGAAACTGGTCTGCAACACCGAAG GCAAGAACAGCCGGCTTTCAGCAAATGAGGAGCTCACTGAGTGTGACACAACCTTGTGCAAGAATTCAGCCATTTATGTCAGCACTGGAGACCTTTGCATG agccaagaaagggaggaagtatGGGCCAATAGAACGTTAAAAAGAAACAGATATACAGCAGTAGGTAACGAACTGAGCCCTGAATGGAGCTAA
- the TEX14 gene encoding inactive serine/threonine-protein kinase TEX14 isoform X1, with the protein MAHVLPVPCPVRLGKFRTNSLEAELHEYVKEGNFRKVKRLLQQGISADAINSLGQTALFIAALLGLGKLVDILLDFGSDPNHRCYDGSTPVHAAAFSSNQSVLSKLLEAGGDLRVHDENGKNPESWAVSAAKESSLQMLEFIQRCTAHMQATLLNYTLLYKVGSPRDLVYNPSRFGSITQGRDHSPLGRFLKGSNSSEKCKQCGRTFSFGFGKFYLSGSKQLGYLSSLPLITEKELFQGDDERTFSFTAGPYMTMTNLMWGMTRVTVKELNLKPHQNCSKRHLADLLLAEKEYSSKLRHPHLLLLMAECLSSDLERTRLVYERVNFGSLYSILHERRSEFPIVHAETIVHLLLQVIEALRFLHIHGFVHRTVSSYAVMVVTTGEARLTNLEYMIESKDGGEHSDLTRVPIASQLFKWCSPEVILEKSATAKSDIYSFCAVMQEAFTDTVPWEGIKGSVVKDHIFAGRSLETDARLPKLYYDAVKVGLEYRKKDRTINLEDIRYILQNDFKDLIESHKDRPCEPSSTSNSESHHNINICFPSTSDFGAKMSKPQGEETAQIVRSFTVSSCAVSSPVIEGTTFSKDEPAVQGVKSSPVWKAAPEPQDDASSMDESLCSFEINEIYTSYAELCEGSTEEEESTDLDPESPQRTQITPEERLRVPLLPAKIQDRQMSFSEEDSSSDLEAERSTENFSDGPETCLFTQAVQSISEAKARYLNWDRLYGKCASDLKTCRNLMQQFSDAAERIKESDMQDACRKQPLTENQGQQCHIPCPLEEAYLKRTEEALRNIRGPYSGDKAFLWKAVSPPSRFYIPPVLQVSDILRPSGTHHFQARESEFKNENGSQDTTIGNNFGLDVANIPRDIGAAEPNCQLLYPSVSTRRTRMASTQPVQVSESSSAGDGIKEAMRLRQKSVSEICDVALRRKEKRMAQPEWTKEVRQMVSKVVSGQLDLLIQYPPGQLASEICDENIKGVFESSSNTAQIIRCQERAQEWPQAEKEAEDQKLVCNTEGKNSRLSANEELTECDTTLCKNSAIYVSTGDLCMVQSEDHCCPLSSSPDTSEEFLTPDSDIFFSSSVPQENFQPENSSPDEKNCHVCKQQELLVDATQRGKLCLCGAEPCLHSDVPGEDLFIPAASTGRSPGEVLKEFKDEEV; encoded by the exons ATGGCCCATGTGCTTCCTGTTCCTTGCCCTGTCCGGCTTGGCAAGTTTAGAACAAATTCACTGGAGGCAGAATTGCACGAATATGTAAAGGAAGGGAATTTCAGGAAAGTAAAAAGGCTTCTGCAGCAAG GGATCTCTGCTGATGCTATTAACTCTTTGGGACAGACCGCTCTGTTCATAGCAGCTTTACTTGGTCTTGGGAAATTGGTCGATATTCTTTTGGATTTTGGCTCAGACCCTAATCA TCGCTGTTATGATGGGAGTACTCCAGTGCATGCTGCAGCTTTCTCAAGCAACCAATCAGTTCTTAGTAAGTTGCTGGAGGCAGGTGGAGACTTGCGAGTCCATGATGAGAACGGAAAGAACCCAGAGAGCTGGGCAGTGTCTGCTGCAAAGGAAAGTAGCCTCCAG ATGTTGGAGTTTATCCAGCGTTGCACAGCACACATGCAGGCCACTCTGCTGAATTACACCTTGTTATACAAAGTTGGTTCTCCAAGAGACCTTGTTTACAACCCTTCAAGGTTTGGAAGCATCACGCAAGG AAGAGACCACAGCCCACTGGGAAGATTTCTGAAAGGCTCAAACAGTTCTGAAAAGTGCAAGCAGTGTGGGCGAACTTTTAGCTTTGGCTTTGGGAAG TTTTATCTCAGTGGCAGCAAGCAACTGGGTTACCTATCATCACTGCCACTCATTACAGAAAAAGAACTGTTCCAGGGCGATGATGAACGGACCTTCTCATTTACTGCTGGACCATACATGACTATGACCAA TCTGATGTGGGGCATGACTCGGGTAACAGTGAAGGAGCTGAATCTGAAACCCCATCAGAACTGCAGCAAACGGCACCTGGCTGACCTGCTGCTTGCAGAGAAAGAGTACAGCAG TAAACTCCGTCATCCTCATTTGCTTCTGTTGATGGCTGAGTGCTTATCCAGTGACTTGGAGAGAACCCGTTTAGTGTATGAGAGAGTTAACTTTGGCTCGCTGTACAGCATTCTTCATGAGAGG CGTTCAGAGTTTCCAATTGTACATGCCGAGACAATTGTGCACTTGCTGCTCCAGGTGATTGAGGCCTTGCGGTTCCTGCACATACACGGTTTCGTCCACCGCACAGTCAGCTCTTATGCGGTAATGGTTGTAACCACTGGTGAAGCCCGACTTACCAATTTGGAGTACATGATCGAAAG TAAGGATGGTGGAGAACACAGTGACCTGACCCGAGTGCCCATCGCCTCTCAGCTGTTCAAGTGGTGCTCACCAGAAGTGATCCTTGAAAAATCTGCTACGGCCAAATCAGACATCTACAGCTTCTGTGCCGTGATGCAGGAGGCGTTCACAG ATACTGTTCCTTGGGAAGGGATCAAAGGTTCTGTGGTTAAGGATCACATATTTGCTGGCCGGTCTTTGGAAACTGATGCCAGGCTGCCGAAATTGTATTATGATGCTGTGAAGGTTGGTCTGGAGTACAGAAAGAAGGACCGCACCATCAATCTGGAAGATATTCGCTACATCCTGCAAAATGACTTCAAG GATTTGATTGAGTCCCACAAAGACCGCCCTTGTGAGCCTTCCAGCACATCCAACAGTGAATCCCATCACAACATAAATATCTGCTTTCCTTCCACCTCAGACTTTGGAGCCAAGATGTCCAAGCCACAAGGAGAGGAGACCGCCCAAATTG TCAGGAGCTTTACTGTGTCAAGTTGTGCTGTTTCTTCACCCGTAATTGAGGGCACTACTTTCTCCAAGGATGAGCCTGCTGTTCAAGGAGTTAAATCAAGCCCAGTCTGGAAAGCAGCTCCTGAACCCCAAGATGATGCCAGCAGCATGGATGAGAGCCTCTGCAGCTTCGAAATCAATGAGATCTACACAAGTTATGCAGAGTTGTGTGAGGGCAGCACAGAGGAAGAAGAGTCTACTGACTTGGATCCAGAATCGCCCCAAAGGACGCAAATCACTCCGGAGGAAAGGCTAAGAGTCCCATTGCTACCAGCCAAAATTCAGGATAGGCAGATGAGCTTCAGTGAGGAGGACAGCTCTTCAGACCTTGAAGCAGAGCGCAGCACTGAAAATTTTAGTGATGGGCCTGAGACTTGCTTGTTTACTCAAGCAGTACAGTCCATCAGTGAAGCAAAGGCCAGGTATTTGAATTGGGACAGACTGTATGGCAAGTGTGCCTCAGACCTGAAGACTTGTCGAAACTTAATGCAGCAATTTTCAGATGCTGCTGAGAGGATAAAGGAATCAGATATGCAGGATGCCTGTAGGAAGCAGCCACTCACAGAAAACCAAGGGCAGCAGTGCCACATCCCATGTCCTCTGGAGGAGGCCTACTTGAAGAGGACTGAGGAAGCCTTGAGAAATATCCGGGGGCCCTACAGTGGAGATAAAGCATTTCTGTGGAAGGCAGTCAGCCCTCCATCAAGGTTCTACATCCCTCCAGTGCTGCAGGTTTCAGACATTCTGAGGCCATCGGGCACTCATCACTTCCAGGCAAGGGAAAGTGAATTCAAGAATGAGAACGGGAGCCAAGACACCACCATTGGGAACAATTTTGGATTGGATGTGGCCAACATCCCTAGAGACATAGGAGCAGCAGAACCAAACTGCCAG CTGTTGTACCCAAGTGTGTCTACCAGGAGGACCAGGATGGCAAGCACACAGCCAGTTCAAGTGAGTGAGTCGAGCTCTGCAGGGGATGGAATCAAAGAAGCAATGAG GCTCCGTCAGAAATCTGTATCTGAAATATGTGATGTAGCTTtgagaagaaaggagaagaggaTGGCACAGCCTGAGTGGACAA AGGAAGTAAGACAGATGGTGAGCAAAGTAGTTTCTGGGCAACTGGACCTTCTAATTCAGTACCCTCCCGGCCaactggcttctgagatctgtgatGAGAATATCAAGGGCGTTTTTGAAAGTTCCAGCAATACGGCACAAATCATACGCTGCCAGGAAAGAGCACAAGAATGGCCACAGGCAGAAAAAGAGGCTGAAGATCAGAAACTGGTCTGCAACACCGAAG GCAAGAACAGCCGGCTTTCAGCAAATGAGGAGCTCACTGAGTGTGACACAACCTTGTGCAAGAATTCAGCCATTTATGTCAGCACTGGAGACCTTTGCATG
- the TEX14 gene encoding inactive serine/threonine-protein kinase TEX14 isoform X3 — translation MAHVLPVPCPVRLGKFRTNSLEAELHEYVKEGNFRKVKRLLQQGISADAINSLGQTALFIAALLGLGKLVDILLDFGSDPNHRCYDGSTPVHAAAFSSNQSVLSKLLEAGGDLRVHDENGKNPESWAVSAAKESSLQMLEFIQRCTAHMQATLLNYTLLYKVGSPRDLVYNPSRFGSITQGRDHSPLGRFLKGSNSSEKCKQCGRTFSFGFGKFYLSGSKQLGYLSSLPLITEKELFQGDDERTFSFTAGPYMTMTNLMWGMTRVTVKELNLKPHQNCSKRHLADLLLAEKEYSSKLRHPHLLLLMAECLSSDLERTRLVYERVNFGSLYSILHERRSEFPIVHAETIVHLLLQVIEALRFLHIHGFVHRTVSSYAVMVVTTGEARLTNLEYMIESKDGGEHSDLTRVPIASQLFKWCSPEVILEKSATAKSDIYSFCAVMQEAFTDTVPWEGIKGSVVKDHIFAGRSLETDARLPKLYYDAVKVGLEYRKKDRTINLEDIRYILQNDFKDLIESHKDRPCEPSSTSNSESHHNINICFPSTSDFGAKMSKPQGEETAQIVRSFTVSSCAVSSPVIEGTTFSKDEPAVQGVKSSPVWKAAPEPQDDASSMDESLCSFEINEIYTSYAELCEGSTEEEESTDLDPESPQRTQITPEERLRVPLLPAKIQDRQMSFSEEDSSSDLEAERSTENFSDGPETCLFTQAVQSISEAKARYLNWDRLYGKCASDLKTCRNLMQQFSDAAERIKESDMQDACRKQPLTENQGQQCHIPCPLEEAYLKRTEEALRNIRGPYSGDKAFLWKAVSPPSRFYIPPVLQVSDILRPSGTHHFQARESEFKNENGSQDTTIGNNFGLDVANIPRDIGAAEPNCQLLYPSVSTRRTRMASTQPVQVSESSSAGDGIKEAMRLRQKSVSEICDVALRRKEKRMAQPEWTKEVRQMVSKVVSGQLDLLIQYPPGQLASEICDENIKGVFESSSNTAQIIRCQERAQEWPQAEKEAEDQKLVCNTEGKNSRLSANEELTECDTTLCKNSAIYVSTGDLCMVQSEDHCCPLSSSPDTSEEFLTPDSDIFFSSSVPQENFQPENSSPDEKNCHVCKQQELLVDATQRLEWS, via the exons ATGGCCCATGTGCTTCCTGTTCCTTGCCCTGTCCGGCTTGGCAAGTTTAGAACAAATTCACTGGAGGCAGAATTGCACGAATATGTAAAGGAAGGGAATTTCAGGAAAGTAAAAAGGCTTCTGCAGCAAG GGATCTCTGCTGATGCTATTAACTCTTTGGGACAGACCGCTCTGTTCATAGCAGCTTTACTTGGTCTTGGGAAATTGGTCGATATTCTTTTGGATTTTGGCTCAGACCCTAATCA TCGCTGTTATGATGGGAGTACTCCAGTGCATGCTGCAGCTTTCTCAAGCAACCAATCAGTTCTTAGTAAGTTGCTGGAGGCAGGTGGAGACTTGCGAGTCCATGATGAGAACGGAAAGAACCCAGAGAGCTGGGCAGTGTCTGCTGCAAAGGAAAGTAGCCTCCAG ATGTTGGAGTTTATCCAGCGTTGCACAGCACACATGCAGGCCACTCTGCTGAATTACACCTTGTTATACAAAGTTGGTTCTCCAAGAGACCTTGTTTACAACCCTTCAAGGTTTGGAAGCATCACGCAAGG AAGAGACCACAGCCCACTGGGAAGATTTCTGAAAGGCTCAAACAGTTCTGAAAAGTGCAAGCAGTGTGGGCGAACTTTTAGCTTTGGCTTTGGGAAG TTTTATCTCAGTGGCAGCAAGCAACTGGGTTACCTATCATCACTGCCACTCATTACAGAAAAAGAACTGTTCCAGGGCGATGATGAACGGACCTTCTCATTTACTGCTGGACCATACATGACTATGACCAA TCTGATGTGGGGCATGACTCGGGTAACAGTGAAGGAGCTGAATCTGAAACCCCATCAGAACTGCAGCAAACGGCACCTGGCTGACCTGCTGCTTGCAGAGAAAGAGTACAGCAG TAAACTCCGTCATCCTCATTTGCTTCTGTTGATGGCTGAGTGCTTATCCAGTGACTTGGAGAGAACCCGTTTAGTGTATGAGAGAGTTAACTTTGGCTCGCTGTACAGCATTCTTCATGAGAGG CGTTCAGAGTTTCCAATTGTACATGCCGAGACAATTGTGCACTTGCTGCTCCAGGTGATTGAGGCCTTGCGGTTCCTGCACATACACGGTTTCGTCCACCGCACAGTCAGCTCTTATGCGGTAATGGTTGTAACCACTGGTGAAGCCCGACTTACCAATTTGGAGTACATGATCGAAAG TAAGGATGGTGGAGAACACAGTGACCTGACCCGAGTGCCCATCGCCTCTCAGCTGTTCAAGTGGTGCTCACCAGAAGTGATCCTTGAAAAATCTGCTACGGCCAAATCAGACATCTACAGCTTCTGTGCCGTGATGCAGGAGGCGTTCACAG ATACTGTTCCTTGGGAAGGGATCAAAGGTTCTGTGGTTAAGGATCACATATTTGCTGGCCGGTCTTTGGAAACTGATGCCAGGCTGCCGAAATTGTATTATGATGCTGTGAAGGTTGGTCTGGAGTACAGAAAGAAGGACCGCACCATCAATCTGGAAGATATTCGCTACATCCTGCAAAATGACTTCAAG GATTTGATTGAGTCCCACAAAGACCGCCCTTGTGAGCCTTCCAGCACATCCAACAGTGAATCCCATCACAACATAAATATCTGCTTTCCTTCCACCTCAGACTTTGGAGCCAAGATGTCCAAGCCACAAGGAGAGGAGACCGCCCAAATTG TCAGGAGCTTTACTGTGTCAAGTTGTGCTGTTTCTTCACCCGTAATTGAGGGCACTACTTTCTCCAAGGATGAGCCTGCTGTTCAAGGAGTTAAATCAAGCCCAGTCTGGAAAGCAGCTCCTGAACCCCAAGATGATGCCAGCAGCATGGATGAGAGCCTCTGCAGCTTCGAAATCAATGAGATCTACACAAGTTATGCAGAGTTGTGTGAGGGCAGCACAGAGGAAGAAGAGTCTACTGACTTGGATCCAGAATCGCCCCAAAGGACGCAAATCACTCCGGAGGAAAGGCTAAGAGTCCCATTGCTACCAGCCAAAATTCAGGATAGGCAGATGAGCTTCAGTGAGGAGGACAGCTCTTCAGACCTTGAAGCAGAGCGCAGCACTGAAAATTTTAGTGATGGGCCTGAGACTTGCTTGTTTACTCAAGCAGTACAGTCCATCAGTGAAGCAAAGGCCAGGTATTTGAATTGGGACAGACTGTATGGCAAGTGTGCCTCAGACCTGAAGACTTGTCGAAACTTAATGCAGCAATTTTCAGATGCTGCTGAGAGGATAAAGGAATCAGATATGCAGGATGCCTGTAGGAAGCAGCCACTCACAGAAAACCAAGGGCAGCAGTGCCACATCCCATGTCCTCTGGAGGAGGCCTACTTGAAGAGGACTGAGGAAGCCTTGAGAAATATCCGGGGGCCCTACAGTGGAGATAAAGCATTTCTGTGGAAGGCAGTCAGCCCTCCATCAAGGTTCTACATCCCTCCAGTGCTGCAGGTTTCAGACATTCTGAGGCCATCGGGCACTCATCACTTCCAGGCAAGGGAAAGTGAATTCAAGAATGAGAACGGGAGCCAAGACACCACCATTGGGAACAATTTTGGATTGGATGTGGCCAACATCCCTAGAGACATAGGAGCAGCAGAACCAAACTGCCAG CTGTTGTACCCAAGTGTGTCTACCAGGAGGACCAGGATGGCAAGCACACAGCCAGTTCAAGTGAGTGAGTCGAGCTCTGCAGGGGATGGAATCAAAGAAGCAATGAG GCTCCGTCAGAAATCTGTATCTGAAATATGTGATGTAGCTTtgagaagaaaggagaagaggaTGGCACAGCCTGAGTGGACAA AGGAAGTAAGACAGATGGTGAGCAAAGTAGTTTCTGGGCAACTGGACCTTCTAATTCAGTACCCTCCCGGCCaactggcttctgagatctgtgatGAGAATATCAAGGGCGTTTTTGAAAGTTCCAGCAATACGGCACAAATCATACGCTGCCAGGAAAGAGCACAAGAATGGCCACAGGCAGAAAAAGAGGCTGAAGATCAGAAACTGGTCTGCAACACCGAAG GCAAGAACAGCCGGCTTTCAGCAAATGAGGAGCTCACTGAGTGTGACACAACCTTGTGCAAGAATTCAGCCATTTATGTCAGCACTGGAGACCTTTGCATG